The following are encoded together in the Bacillus cereus group sp. RP43 genome:
- the ychF gene encoding redox-regulated ATPase YchF — protein sequence MGLTAGIVGLPNVGKSTLFNAITQAGAESANYPFCTIDPNVGIVEVPDERLNKLTELVEPKKTVPTVFEFTDIAGIVKGASKGEGLGNKFLSHIRQVDAICQVVRCFEDENITHVSGKVDPIDDIETINLELILADLESVDKRIERVAKLARQKDKEAVYEHEILVRLKEAFEEGKPARTVEFTEEQMKIVKGLHLLTTKEMLYVANVSEDDIMDPSDNKYVQMVKEFAANENSQVIVVCAKIESEIAELDEEEKKVFLEELGIEESGLDQLIRAAYDLLGLATYFTAGVQEVRAWTFKQGMKAPQCAGVIHTDFERGFIRAETVSYTDLMTNGSMTAAKEAGKVRLEGKEYIVKDGDVMHFRFNV from the coding sequence ATGGGATTAACGGCTGGGATTGTTGGATTACCTAACGTAGGGAAGTCCACTTTATTTAATGCAATTACACAAGCAGGAGCAGAATCTGCGAACTATCCATTCTGTACAATCGATCCAAACGTAGGGATTGTAGAAGTACCAGATGAGCGCTTAAATAAATTAACGGAATTAGTAGAACCGAAAAAAACTGTTCCGACTGTATTCGAATTTACTGATATCGCAGGTATCGTAAAAGGTGCGAGTAAAGGTGAAGGGTTAGGAAATAAATTCTTATCTCACATTCGTCAAGTAGATGCAATTTGCCAAGTTGTTCGTTGTTTTGAAGATGAAAATATTACGCACGTTTCAGGAAAAGTAGATCCAATTGATGACATTGAAACAATCAACTTAGAGCTAATCTTAGCGGATTTGGAATCTGTTGATAAACGTATCGAACGAGTTGCGAAGTTAGCAAGACAAAAAGATAAAGAAGCTGTATATGAGCATGAAATTTTAGTTCGTTTAAAAGAAGCTTTTGAAGAGGGAAAACCAGCTCGTACTGTTGAATTTACAGAAGAGCAAATGAAGATTGTTAAAGGCCTTCATTTACTTACAACGAAAGAAATGCTATACGTAGCAAACGTAAGTGAAGATGATATTATGGATCCTTCTGACAATAAATATGTACAAATGGTAAAAGAATTTGCAGCAAATGAAAATTCACAAGTAATTGTTGTATGTGCAAAAATTGAATCAGAAATTGCTGAGTTAGATGAGGAAGAGAAGAAAGTATTCCTTGAAGAACTAGGTATTGAAGAATCTGGTTTAGATCAATTAATTCGCGCTGCATATGACTTATTAGGACTTGCTACTTACTTCACAGCTGGTGTGCAAGAAGTACGTGCATGGACGTTTAAACAAGGTATGAAAGCACCACAATGTGCTGGTGTTATTCATACGGACTTTGAACGTGGATTTATTCGTGCGGAAACAGTTTCTTATACTGATTTAATGACAAATGGCTCTATGACAGCTGCAAAAGAAGCTGGAAAAGTACGTTTAGAAGGAAAAGAGTATATCGTAAAAGACGGAGATGTTATGCACTTCCGCTTTAACGTTTAA
- the jag gene encoding RNA-binding cell elongation regulator Jag/EloR → MSIITAKGQTVELAVQDALRQLNASKDRVDIKIIDEGKRGFLGLFGNRPAVVEVVLKKDPIQECEEYLKNVIQNMGVEVEIRKIVKGREVEFTIYGDNIGVLIGKRGNTLNSLQYLTKLVANRNTKQYIGITLDAENYRSKRKNTLESLSYRLAKQVVSTKKRVVLEPMPSFERKIIHQALSNHQNIITTSEGKEPHRYVVISSK, encoded by the coding sequence GTGAGTATAATTACTGCTAAAGGACAAACAGTCGAGCTGGCAGTACAAGATGCTTTAAGACAATTAAATGCTTCGAAAGATCGAGTAGATATAAAAATTATCGATGAGGGTAAGAGGGGATTCCTAGGTTTATTTGGGAATCGCCCCGCTGTAGTAGAAGTTGTATTGAAAAAAGATCCAATCCAAGAATGTGAAGAATATTTAAAAAATGTTATTCAAAATATGGGTGTGGAAGTTGAGATTAGAAAAATTGTAAAAGGACGCGAAGTTGAATTTACAATTTATGGTGATAATATTGGTGTTTTAATTGGCAAAAGAGGTAATACATTGAATTCTTTACAGTATTTAACAAAACTTGTTGCGAATCGTAATACAAAGCAATATATTGGTATTACACTGGATGCTGAAAACTATCGTAGTAAAAGAAAAAATACGTTAGAATCTCTTTCTTATCGATTAGCAAAGCAAGTAGTGAGTACGAAAAAAAGAGTTGTTCTAGAACCAATGCCTTCTTTCGAACGAAAAATTATTCACCAAGCATTATCTAATCATCAAAATATCATTACAACTTCTGAAGGGAAAGAACCACATCGGTATGTTGTAATATCTTCCAAGTGA
- the spo0J gene encoding stage 0 sporulation protein Spo0J, with translation MAKGLGRGINVFFPDLDVKEEETIQEIIVTELRPNPYQPRKHFNKEAIQELAASIKEHGILQPLIARKSIKGYEIVAGERRYRAAKEAGLEKVPAVVRQLNEQQMMEFALLENLQREDLNPMEEAMAYQMLMKELNVTQEQLAKRLGKSRPYIANYTRLLSLPSFVQDMIANGELSMAHGRTLLTIKDEEQLKSLLKRIEKEGLNVRQLEQIVQEINQRVSRETQQVKKERNIFFVERETFLREKFGTDVKIKETKKEKGKIEIEFFNKEDLNRILELLSKEN, from the coding sequence GTGGCTAAGGGATTAGGAAGAGGAATCAATGTGTTTTTTCCAGATTTAGATGTGAAAGAAGAAGAAACGATTCAGGAGATTATCGTAACTGAATTAAGGCCGAATCCATATCAGCCACGTAAACATTTCAATAAAGAAGCGATTCAGGAATTAGCGGCTTCTATTAAAGAGCACGGTATATTGCAACCGTTAATTGCTCGAAAGAGTATTAAAGGATATGAAATAGTTGCAGGTGAAAGAAGATATCGTGCTGCTAAAGAGGCCGGACTTGAGAAAGTGCCTGCTGTTGTAAGGCAATTAAATGAGCAGCAAATGATGGAATTTGCTTTGCTTGAAAACTTACAACGAGAAGATTTAAATCCTATGGAAGAGGCAATGGCATATCAGATGTTAATGAAAGAGCTAAATGTAACACAAGAACAATTAGCAAAACGTCTTGGTAAAAGCAGACCTTATATCGCAAATTATACTCGTTTGTTAAGCCTCCCTTCATTCGTTCAAGATATGATTGCAAACGGTGAGCTTTCAATGGCTCATGGAAGAACTTTACTTACAATAAAAGATGAAGAACAGTTGAAATCTTTATTGAAACGAATTGAAAAAGAAGGATTGAATGTCCGTCAATTGGAACAAATTGTCCAGGAAATTAATCAACGTGTTTCACGTGAAACACAACAAGTGAAAAAGGAAAGAAATATATTTTTTGTAGAGCGTGAAACGTTTTTAAGAGAAAAGTTTGGTACGGATGTAAAGATCAAAGAAACGAAAAAAGAAAAAGGTAAAATCGAAATCGAATTTTTTAATAAAGAAGATTTAAATCGAATTTTAGAATTATTATCAAAGGAAAATTAA
- the soj gene encoding sporulation initiation inhibitor protein Soj, with amino-acid sequence MGKIIAIANQKGGVGKTTTSVNLGAGLAQVGKKVLLVDIDAQGNATTGVGIEKSELDQCIYNVLVEDADVQGAIRKTATENLDVLPATIQLAGAEIELVPTISREVRLQRALQPIRDEYEYIIIDCPPSLGLLTINALTAADSVIIPVQCEYYALEGLSQLLNTVRLVQKHLNKNLAIQGVLLTMLDARTNLGIQVIDEVKKYFRDKVYRSIIPRNVRLSEAPSHGKPIMQYDAKSRGAEVYLDLAEEVIAGG; translated from the coding sequence ATGGGAAAAATCATTGCTATTGCTAATCAAAAAGGCGGTGTTGGAAAAACAACAACATCCGTTAATTTAGGGGCTGGATTGGCACAAGTAGGAAAAAAAGTCCTTCTCGTAGATATTGATGCTCAAGGAAATGCAACGACTGGTGTAGGAATTGAAAAGTCTGAATTAGATCAATGTATTTATAATGTTCTTGTAGAAGATGCAGATGTTCAAGGCGCTATACGGAAAACCGCAACTGAAAACTTAGATGTTCTACCCGCTACAATTCAATTGGCTGGTGCTGAAATTGAATTGGTACCAACCATTTCCCGGGAAGTACGCTTGCAAAGAGCATTACAGCCAATTCGTGATGAATATGAGTATATTATTATTGACTGTCCCCCATCCTTAGGGTTATTAACGATTAATGCATTAACAGCAGCAGATTCTGTTATTATTCCTGTACAGTGTGAATATTACGCGCTGGAAGGGTTAAGTCAGCTATTAAATACAGTTCGACTTGTGCAAAAGCATTTAAATAAAAATTTAGCAATTCAAGGTGTATTGTTAACGATGTTGGATGCTCGTACAAATTTAGGAATTCAAGTTATAGATGAAGTGAAAAAATACTTTAGAGATAAAGTATATCGTTCGATTATTCCTCGTAATGTTCGCTTAAGTGAGGCACCAAGTCATGGAAAACCAATTATGCAGTATGACGCTAAATCAAGAGGAGCAGAAGTGTATTTAGATTTAGCAGAGGAAGTGATTGCAGGTGGCTAA
- a CDS encoding DUF951 domain-containing protein has protein sequence MEQKQYNLYDVVEMKKAHPCGENRWKIIRMGMDIRVKCEGCDHSVMIPRREFDRKVKKILVKHEE, from the coding sequence ATGGAGCAAAAGCAATATAACTTGTACGATGTTGTGGAAATGAAGAAAGCCCATCCATGTGGTGAAAATCGCTGGAAGATTATTCGTATGGGAATGGATATCCGCGTTAAGTGCGAGGGGTGTGACCATTCGGTAATGATTCCTCGAAGAGAGTTTGATCGTAAGGTGAAAAAAATACTTGTGAAGCATGAAGAATAG
- the noc gene encoding nucleoid occlusion protein, with the protein MKNTFSRLFGFGDKESEFELQDESHEEIEKKVYEEIQEIPIVNITPNRYQPRTVFDDARIEELALTIRTHGLIQPIVVRQYEDDKYEIIAGERRFRAATKLGWEKVPAIIKNLNDTETASVALIENLQREELTAIEEAVAYQKLIELHNLTQEALAQRLGKGQSTVANKLRLLKLPEEIKSALLEKSITERHARALIPLKNEELQLKVLQEIVEKQLNVKQTEERIAKLLEEVKPKRKAKQKAVSRDARIAMNTIRQSLQMVANSGLNVNSAEEEFDEYYQITIKIPKKK; encoded by the coding sequence ATGAAAAATACGTTTTCTCGTTTATTTGGCTTTGGAGATAAAGAGAGCGAATTCGAATTACAAGACGAAAGCCATGAAGAAATAGAGAAAAAGGTATATGAAGAAATACAGGAAATTCCGATAGTGAACATTACCCCTAACCGTTATCAACCACGAACAGTTTTTGATGATGCACGTATTGAGGAGCTAGCATTAACGATTCGTACTCACGGGCTTATCCAGCCGATTGTTGTGAGACAATATGAGGATGATAAGTACGAGATTATTGCCGGGGAAAGGCGTTTCCGAGCAGCAACAAAATTAGGGTGGGAAAAAGTTCCTGCAATAATAAAGAATTTAAATGATACTGAGACAGCTTCTGTAGCGTTAATTGAAAATTTGCAGCGTGAGGAATTAACAGCAATTGAGGAAGCTGTGGCGTATCAAAAGCTGATTGAGTTACATAATTTAACACAAGAAGCATTGGCACAACGACTTGGAAAAGGACAATCGACAGTCGCAAATAAATTGCGATTATTAAAGTTGCCTGAAGAAATCAAAAGTGCATTATTAGAAAAAAGTATTACAGAACGGCATGCTCGCGCCCTTATTCCTTTGAAAAATGAGGAATTACAACTGAAGGTTTTACAAGAGATTGTGGAGAAGCAATTGAATGTAAAGCAAACAGAAGAACGAATTGCAAAGTTACTAGAAGAAGTAAAACCAAAGCGCAAAGCGAAGCAAAAAGCAGTAAGTCGAGATGCGAGAATTGCTATGAACACAATTAGACAATCATTACAAATGGTTGCTAACAGTGGTTTGAATGTTAATTCTGCAGAAGAAGAGTTTGATGAATACTATCAAATTACGATTAAAATTCCGAAGAAAAAATAA
- the mnmE gene encoding tRNA uridine-5-carboxymethylaminomethyl(34) synthesis GTPase MnmE — MEFDTIAAISTALGEGAIAIVRVSGDDAIEKVNRIFKGKDLTQVSSHTIHYGHIVDLDTNQVIEEVMVSIMRAPRTFTRENIVEINCHGGLVSVNKVLQLILAQGVRLAEPGEFTKRAFLNGRIDLSQAEAVMDLIRAKTDRAMNVAINQMEGRLSKLIGYLRQEILETLAHIEVNIDYPEYDDVEEMTHNILIEKATHVRAEIKKILETSKQGKILREGISTAIIGRPNVGKSSLLNSLVQEKKAIVTDIAGTTRDVIEEYVNVRGVPLKLIDTAGIRETEDVVERIGVERSKEMMSQADLVLVVVNYSEALTNEDEDLFRAVQGKDFIVIVNKTDLPQEIDMERVTDLAVGNRVITTSLIEEKGIDELEKAIADLFFEGTIDSADMTYVSNVRHIGLLTQAGKTISDAIEAIENGVPIDMVQIDLTRTWEILGEITGDTVHESLIDQLFSQFCLGK, encoded by the coding sequence ATGGAATTTGATACAATTGCCGCAATTTCCACAGCACTTGGGGAAGGTGCAATTGCCATTGTTCGAGTAAGTGGGGATGATGCGATTGAGAAAGTCAATCGTATTTTTAAAGGGAAGGATTTAACACAGGTTTCTTCTCATACAATTCATTATGGTCATATTGTCGATTTAGATACAAATCAAGTTATTGAAGAAGTTATGGTGTCTATTATGCGTGCACCAAGGACTTTTACGCGTGAAAATATAGTAGAAATTAACTGTCATGGTGGACTTGTTTCGGTAAATAAAGTATTACAGCTTATTTTAGCACAAGGAGTACGACTAGCAGAGCCTGGTGAATTTACAAAACGTGCTTTTTTAAATGGACGTATTGATTTGTCACAAGCAGAAGCTGTTATGGACTTAATCCGTGCGAAAACGGATCGTGCTATGAATGTAGCGATTAACCAAATGGAAGGACGATTATCTAAATTAATCGGCTATTTGCGTCAAGAAATATTAGAAACATTAGCTCATATTGAGGTGAATATAGATTACCCGGAATATGATGATGTGGAAGAGATGACGCATAATATTTTAATTGAGAAAGCTACACATGTCCGTGCTGAAATTAAAAAGATATTAGAAACATCGAAGCAAGGAAAGATTTTACGTGAAGGTATTTCTACCGCGATTATCGGTAGACCTAACGTTGGGAAATCATCGCTATTAAATAGTCTTGTTCAGGAGAAAAAGGCAATTGTAACTGATATTGCAGGAACAACTCGTGATGTTATTGAAGAGTACGTTAATGTGCGTGGTGTACCACTTAAACTTATAGATACAGCCGGAATTCGTGAAACGGAAGATGTTGTTGAACGAATTGGTGTAGAGCGTTCAAAAGAAATGATGAGCCAAGCAGACTTAGTGTTAGTTGTAGTTAACTATAGTGAGGCTTTAACAAATGAAGATGAGGATCTATTCCGCGCTGTACAAGGAAAAGATTTCATTGTCATTGTAAATAAGACAGATTTACCGCAAGAAATTGATATGGAACGTGTTACAGATTTAGCGGTAGGCAATCGTGTTATTACAACATCTCTAATTGAGGAGAAAGGAATAGATGAGCTTGAAAAGGCAATAGCTGATTTATTCTTTGAAGGAACAATTGATTCTGCGGATATGACATATGTGTCTAATGTGAGACATATCGGATTATTAACACAAGCAGGAAAAACAATTAGTGATGCAATTGAAGCAATAGAAAATGGTGTTCCGATTGATATGGTTCAAATTGATTTAACAAGAACGTGGGAAATACTTGGTGAAATTACTGGTGATACTGTCCATGAAAGCCTAATTGACCAATTGTTCTCTCAATTTTGTTTAGGAAAATAA
- the rsmG gene encoding 16S rRNA (guanine(527)-N(7))-methyltransferase RsmG, which produces MNIEQFQSMLEEKGISLSSRQLEQFEIYFETLVEWNEKMNLTAITEKEEVYLKHFFDSVTAAFYYDFSKPFSICDVGAGAGFPSIPLKICFPHLKVTIVDSLQKRINFLNHLAQKLELSDVAFCHDRAETFGKKEGVREVYDIVMARAVARLSVLSELCLPLVKVGGTFIAMKGAAANEEIENGKYALEVLGGELKEMFTFQLPFEESERNILLIEKKRKTPKKYPRKPGTPNKLPIEK; this is translated from the coding sequence ATGAACATAGAACAATTTCAATCTATGCTGGAAGAGAAGGGTATTTCCCTCTCTTCTAGACAGTTAGAGCAGTTCGAAATCTACTTTGAAACGTTAGTAGAGTGGAATGAAAAAATGAACTTAACGGCTATTACGGAGAAAGAAGAAGTATACTTAAAGCACTTTTTTGATTCTGTTACAGCGGCTTTTTATTATGATTTTTCGAAACCATTTTCTATTTGTGATGTTGGAGCAGGAGCTGGATTCCCAAGTATCCCTTTAAAAATCTGTTTCCCGCACTTAAAAGTAACAATTGTTGATTCATTACAAAAACGTATTAATTTCTTAAACCACTTAGCGCAAAAGTTAGAATTAAGTGACGTTGCATTTTGTCATGATCGTGCTGAAACATTTGGTAAAAAAGAAGGTGTACGTGAAGTATACGATATTGTAATGGCACGTGCAGTTGCACGTCTTTCTGTATTAAGTGAGCTATGTTTACCACTTGTAAAAGTAGGGGGAACATTCATTGCAATGAAAGGTGCAGCAGCGAACGAAGAAATCGAGAATGGCAAATATGCTTTAGAGGTACTTGGCGGAGAATTAAAAGAAATGTTTACGTTCCAATTACCGTTTGAAGAAAGTGAGCGTAATATTTTATTAATCGAGAAAAAGCGCAAGACACCAAAGAAATATCCACGCAAACCGGGAACGCCCAATAAATTACCTATTGAAAAATAA
- the rpsF gene encoding 30S ribosomal protein S6, whose protein sequence is MRKYEIMYIIRPGVEEEAQKALVERFAGVLTNNGAEIINTKEWGKRRLAYEINDLREGFYMILNVNSNAEAINEFDRLAKINEDILRHIVVKEEEK, encoded by the coding sequence ATGAGAAAGTACGAAATTATGTACATCATTCGTCCTGGCGTTGAAGAAGAAGCTCAAAAAGCTTTAGTTGAACGTTTTGCAGGTGTTTTAACAAACAATGGTGCAGAAATCATTAACACGAAAGAGTGGGGTAAGCGTCGTTTAGCTTACGAAATCAACGACTTACGTGAAGGTTTCTACATGATCTTAAACGTGAACTCTAACGCAGAAGCGATTAACGAATTCGACCGTTTAGCTAAGATCAACGAAGACATCCTTCGTCATATCGTTGTTAAAGAAGAAGAAAAATAA
- the mnmG gene encoding tRNA uridine-5-carboxymethylaminomethyl(34) synthesis enzyme MnmG, whose translation MGYNAGSYDVIVIGAGHAGCEAGLAAARMGSKTLMLTINLDMVAFMPCNPSVGGPAKGIVVREIDALGGEMGRNIDKTHIQMRMLNTGKGPAVRALRAQADKFSYQHELKKTIEETPNLTLFQGLVERLIVEDGVCKGVITQAGAEYTAKTVVITTGTFLRGEIIMGDLKYSSGPNNQQPSITLSEHLEELGFDLVRFKTGTPPRVNSNTIDYSKTEIQPGDDKPRAFSFETTKFIMDQIPCWLTYTSTETHRLIDENLHRSAMYSGMIKGTGPRYCPSIEDKVVRFNDKPRHQIFLEPEGRNTQEVYVQGLSTSLPEDVQRAMLRTIPGLENVEMMRTGYAIEYDAIVPTQLWPTLETKNIKNLYTAGQINGTSGYEEAAGQGLMAGINAACRSLGKKEVILGRADAYIGVLIDDLVTKGTNEPYRLLTSRAEYRLLLRHDNADLRLTEVGREIGLIKEDRYERFTNKKLQIEQEKERLSSIIIKPRPEVQELIRNIGGSELKDGIRASDLLRRPEMTYEHIHLLVPSELELNDEITEQVEIQIKYEGYIEKSLQQVERMKKMENKKIPVDIDYDAISSLASEARQKLKDVRPLSMGQASRISGVNPADVSILLIYIEQGKIARVSNQ comes from the coding sequence ATGGGATACAATGCCGGTTCATACGATGTCATAGTGATCGGTGCAGGTCATGCAGGATGTGAAGCTGGTCTTGCAGCAGCACGAATGGGCTCAAAAACATTAATGTTAACAATTAACTTAGATATGGTAGCGTTCATGCCATGTAACCCTTCTGTTGGTGGACCAGCAAAAGGGATTGTTGTTCGTGAAATTGATGCATTAGGCGGAGAAATGGGACGCAATATTGATAAAACACATATTCAAATGCGTATGTTAAATACGGGTAAAGGACCGGCTGTACGCGCGCTTCGTGCACAAGCTGATAAATTCTCTTACCAGCATGAGTTAAAGAAAACAATTGAAGAGACACCAAACTTAACGTTGTTTCAAGGTCTGGTAGAGCGTTTAATTGTTGAAGATGGTGTATGTAAAGGGGTAATTACACAAGCTGGTGCTGAATACACAGCGAAAACAGTTGTAATTACAACGGGAACATTTTTACGTGGTGAGATTATTATGGGAGATTTAAAATATTCAAGTGGTCCAAATAATCAGCAACCATCTATTACGTTATCTGAACACTTAGAGGAACTTGGTTTTGATCTTGTTAGATTTAAAACAGGTACACCTCCGCGTGTAAACAGCAATACAATTGATTATAGTAAAACAGAAATCCAACCAGGTGATGATAAGCCACGTGCTTTCTCTTTTGAAACGACAAAATTTATTATGGATCAAATTCCATGTTGGTTAACATATACAAGTACAGAAACACATCGTTTAATAGATGAAAACTTACATCGCTCAGCTATGTATTCTGGTATGATTAAAGGAACAGGGCCTAGATATTGCCCTTCGATTGAAGACAAGGTAGTAAGATTTAATGATAAACCACGTCATCAAATTTTCTTAGAGCCAGAAGGACGTAATACGCAAGAAGTATATGTACAAGGTTTATCGACGAGCTTACCAGAAGATGTACAGCGTGCAATGCTTAGAACAATTCCTGGCCTGGAAAATGTTGAAATGATGCGTACGGGTTATGCAATTGAATATGATGCAATTGTACCAACGCAATTATGGCCAACACTTGAAACGAAAAATATTAAAAATTTATATACAGCAGGACAAATTAATGGAACTTCTGGTTACGAAGAAGCGGCAGGACAAGGACTTATGGCTGGAATTAATGCAGCGTGTCGTTCTTTAGGTAAAAAAGAAGTTATTTTAGGTCGCGCCGATGCATATATTGGTGTCTTAATTGATGATCTTGTAACAAAAGGCACAAATGAACCATACCGTTTATTAACGTCTCGTGCAGAATATCGTTTATTATTACGTCATGATAATGCAGATCTTCGTCTAACTGAGGTTGGGCGTGAAATTGGTTTAATTAAAGAAGATCGTTATGAGAGATTTACAAATAAAAAACTACAAATTGAACAGGAAAAGGAACGTTTAAGCAGCATTATTATTAAACCACGTCCTGAAGTTCAAGAATTAATTCGCAATATTGGCGGAAGTGAATTGAAAGATGGAATACGCGCAAGTGACTTATTACGTCGTCCAGAGATGACATATGAGCATATCCATCTTTTAGTACCAAGTGAATTAGAATTAAATGATGAAATTACAGAACAAGTTGAAATTCAGATTAAGTACGAAGGATATATCGAGAAATCTTTACAGCAAGTAGAGCGTATGAAGAAAATGGAAAACAAAAAAATCCCTGTGGATATTGATTATGATGCGATTTCTAGCCTTGCCTCAGAAGCGAGACAGAAATTAAAAGATGTTCGTCCACTTTCGATGGGGCAAGCTTCACGTATTTCTGGTGTAAACCCAGCTGATGTTTCCATTTTACTTATTTACATTGAACAAGGAAAAATTGCACGAGTATCGAACCAATAA
- the yyaC gene encoding spore protease YyaC, with amino-acid sequence MNIRSFRLPFFEKETQNVMHHDLEASETISNFLLSHIPIKTNMPLILVCIGTDRSTGDALGPLVGTKLAQIEIKNLQVFGTLDEPIHALNLEEKIRNIQKDNPASFIIAVDACLGKSQSIGSITTGKGPSKPGAAMNKKLPEIGDLHIHGIVNLNGFMEFFVLQNTRLSLVMKMADVIAQSIKETDQKLSALKKANHL; translated from the coding sequence ATGAATATTAGAAGTTTTCGCTTACCTTTTTTTGAAAAAGAAACTCAAAATGTTATGCATCATGACCTAGAAGCCTCTGAGACAATCAGTAATTTCTTACTTTCTCATATTCCCATTAAGACTAATATGCCACTCATTCTCGTTTGTATCGGAACAGACCGTTCCACCGGTGATGCACTTGGTCCGTTAGTCGGTACTAAACTAGCACAAATTGAAATCAAAAATCTTCAAGTATTTGGCACACTAGATGAACCAATACATGCACTAAATTTAGAGGAAAAGATTCGGAATATACAGAAAGATAATCCTGCTTCATTTATTATTGCTGTTGATGCATGTTTAGGAAAATCTCAAAGTATTGGTTCTATAACTACCGGAAAAGGCCCCAGTAAACCTGGAGCTGCGATGAATAAGAAATTACCTGAAATTGGTGATTTGCATATACATGGCATCGTAAATTTAAATGGTTTCATGGAGTTTTTCGTACTTCAAAATACAAGACTAAGTTTAGTCATGAAGATGGCTGATGTAATTGCACAAAGTATAAAAGAAACAGACCAAAAATTATCTGCATTAAAAAAAGCAAACCATCTATAA
- a CDS encoding mechanosensitive ion channel family protein has product MDLALKWFESIDWTNIGVKSLQIVVILILGAIVVRVARAIVRNAFRMGSRSPIQISERRTVTVAKLLENIVAYVVMFIMLIAILGVFEINASGLLAGAGVIGLAVGFGAQSLVKDVITGLFILLEDQFSVGDYVRIGQFEGVVLEIGLRTTKVKSWTGEIHTLPNGSIIQVTNFSVSNSVAFVDVSISYESDIAKAEQVIEDLLVELPEKYEKMIATPQLLGVQTLAASEVVLRVIAEVEPMQHAVIARALRKEIKNRLDLHGIEIPYPRMVLYSREELVNEKAI; this is encoded by the coding sequence ATGGATTTAGCGTTGAAATGGTTTGAGTCCATTGATTGGACGAATATAGGTGTAAAATCACTACAAATAGTCGTTATTTTAATACTTGGTGCAATCGTTGTGCGAGTTGCAAGAGCAATTGTACGAAATGCGTTTCGCATGGGGAGTCGTTCACCGATTCAAATTTCAGAACGTCGTACAGTTACGGTAGCGAAGTTGCTTGAAAATATTGTGGCATATGTTGTTATGTTTATTATGTTAATAGCGATTTTAGGTGTATTTGAAATTAATGCATCAGGTTTATTAGCGGGTGCCGGGGTAATTGGTTTGGCAGTCGGATTTGGTGCTCAAAGTTTAGTGAAAGATGTCATTACAGGACTATTTATTTTGCTGGAAGATCAGTTTTCGGTAGGTGACTATGTAAGAATTGGTCAATTTGAGGGAGTCGTTTTAGAAATTGGACTTCGTACAACGAAAGTAAAGAGTTGGACAGGTGAAATTCATACTTTGCCAAATGGAAGTATCATTCAAGTTACTAATTTTTCAGTTAGTAATAGTGTCGCATTTGTTGATGTATCCATTTCATATGAGAGTGACATAGCGAAAGCAGAGCAAGTCATTGAAGATTTATTAGTTGAGCTTCCTGAAAAATATGAGAAGATGATAGCGACTCCTCAACTATTAGGTGTTCAAACGTTAGCTGCATCTGAGGTTGTATTACGCGTTATTGCTGAGGTAGAACCGATGCAACATGCAGTTATTGCAAGAGCTCTTCGCAAAGAGATTAAAAATCGTCTTGATTTACATGGGATTGAAATTCCATACCCACGTATGGTTTTATATAGTCGCGAAGAATTAGTTAATGAAAAAGCAATTTAA